A region from the Eublepharis macularius isolate TG4126 chromosome 13, MPM_Emac_v1.0, whole genome shotgun sequence genome encodes:
- the TESC gene encoding calcineurin B homologous protein 3, protein MGSSHSMSEEIQELADKTGFTSDQIEHLHRRFKQLSGDQPTIRKENFDRIPDLEFNPLRAKIVQAFFDKRNLREASEGLADEINFEDFLTIMSNFRPIEMNMDEEQLDRCRKQKLKFLFHMYDADSDGKITLQEYRKVVQELLSGNPHLDKESVRSIADGAMMEAASICVGQMEPDQVYEGITFEDFLKIWEGIDIETKMHVRFLTMEPIPICH, encoded by the exons TCACTTCAGATCAAATCGAGCACCTCCACCGAAGATTCAAACAGCTAAGTGGGGATCAGCCGACCATCCG CAAAGAGAACTTCGATCGCATTCCTGATTTGGAGTTCAACCCACTTCGGGCCAAAATCGTCCAGGCCTTTTTTGACAAGAG GAACCTTCGAGAGGCATCCGAAGGACTGGCTGATGAAATCAATTTTGAGGACTTCTTGACAATCATGTCCAATTTCAGACCCATTGAGATGAATATGGATGAAGAGCAGCTGGATCGCTGCCGCAAACAGAAGCTGAAAT TCCTCTTTCACATGTACGACGCGGACAGTGACGGGAAGATCACCCTGCAGGAATACCGAAAG GTGGTGCAGGAGCTGCTCTCAGGGAACCCCCACCTGGATAAAGAGTCGGTGAGATCCATAGCTGATGGGGCCATGATGGAGGCTGCCAGCATCTGTGTGGGGCAAATG GAGCCAGACCAGGTATACGAGGGAATCACATTTGAAGACTTTCTAAAG ATCTGGGAGGGAATTGACATCGAGACCAAGATGCACGTCCGCTTCCTCACCATGGAACCGATTCCAATTTGCCACTAA